Genomic DNA from Halobaculum sp. MBLA0147:
CGTGATCGACGACCACACGGATCAACGGCGGCTCCAGTCGCGCCTCCGCGAGAGCCACGACTCGCTGCGCCGGCTCTACGAGGTGGCCGGCGACGCCGAGTTGGACTTCGAGGAGAAACTCCGGGAGATTCTCGCCGTCGGCCGCGAGCGGCTGGACTTGGAACTGGGCTTTCTCACGCAGATCGGCGACGACACCCAGACGATCGTGGAGGCGGTCGGCGACCACCACGCGATTCGGTCGGGCAACTCCTGTCCGCTGTCGCAGGCGTACTGCAAGCGGACGATCGACTCCGAGGGGCTGCTCGCGGTGTACGACGCCATCGAAGCCGGGTGGCCCGGGACGGAGCCGTACGAGGTGTTCGAGTTGGGCTCGTACGTCGGCGGGAAGGTCGTCGTCGACGGCGAGCTGTACGGCACGCTGTGTTTCGCCGACGGCGACCCGCGCGGGACGGCGTTCACCGACGCCGAGCAGACGTTCGTCGAGTTGTTGACCCAGTGGGTGAGTTTCGAGTTGGAGCGCCACGAGCGGATCGAGCGGATCGAACGGAAGAACGACCGGCTCGACGAGTTCGCCAGCGTGGTGAGCCACGACCTCCGGAACCCGTTGAACGTCGCCAGCGCCCGCGTCGACATGGCCGCCGACAGCGGTGACACGAGTCACCTGGGCGACGCGAGCGACGCACTCGACCGGATGGCGGCCCTGATCGACGACATGCTGTCGTTGGCTCGCCACGGCGAGGAGGTCGTCGACGCCGAGCCGGTGGAGTTGGAAGACGCCGCGACCGCGGCGTGGGGCGGGCTCGAACGCGCCAGTACCGGCGAGGCGACGCTGGAGGTGGCCGAGTCGGTGCCGACGGTGCGTGGCGACCGGGATCGCGTGATCCAGTTGTTCGAGAAGCTGTTCGGCAACGCCGTCGACCACGGCGGTCCCGACGTGACCGTCACGGTCGGGCCGCTGGTCGACGAGAGCGCAGGCGACGGCGAGAGTAGCTCGGACGAGTCCGATCCCGACGCGTGGTGTGGGTTCTACGTCGCGGACGACGGCCCGGGCGTCCCAGCCGACCGGCGCGACGAGATCTTCGACCACGGCTTCTCGACGGAGGAGAGCGGCACCGGATTCGGCCTCGGGATCGTCGCGGAGATCGTCGAGGCACACGGGTGGGCGGTAGCGGTCACCGAGGGCCGCGACGGCGGTGCGCGCTTCGAAGTGGAGGCGCCGACGTTCACCGTCTTCGAGGACGCCTGAGACGGGGGTCGCTCGGGGGGCACCCGAGACACCGCGATTCTGGAGCGCCCGACTACTCGGACAGCGTCGCGAAGACGAACTCCGTACTGCTGCCGAGCGGGTCCGTCGCGGTGGTGGTCTCGATCTCGTCGAACCCGGCCTCGCGCAGCAGTTCCAGCGTCCGCTCGCGCCCCGGCGTCGAGAAGAACATCCGTCCACCCATCCAGCCACGCCGGACGGTCTCGTAGCGACCGCCGGGCAACGTCGCCAGGAGGACACCGCCCGGCCGGAGCACGCGGGCGAACTCCGCGTACACCGTCGCGTGGTCCTCGCGCGCGACGTGGAAGACGGAGTGGTACGCCGTCACCGCGTCGACCGTGTCCGCACGCAGTGGGAGTGCGAGCATGTCACCCTGGACGAGTCGCGCCGCTGGGACGGTCTCCGCGGCGAGGTCCAGTCCCGCTCGCGAGAAGTCGAGCCCGACGCTCCCGGGCGGGAGGTTCGCGAGCGTCCGCGCGCCGTCCCCACAGCCGGCGTCCAACACGACCGGGTCGGCGGGGAGTCGCGCAAGTAAGTCGTCGATCAGTGCGGCGTCGGAGCCGTCCGGGTCCCGAGCACGTGCGTACTCGGCGGACACCTCGTCCCACGCCGCGCGTACGTCCGAGTGGTCCACACACGGAGGAGGGAGCCGAGCAGATTGAGTCTTGCTCTCGATCCACACGGTCACACGCGGTGTCTCGATCCCGACGCGGTGTCCCGACTTCCACGCTGTGCCCGATCCCAACGCGGTGTCCCGACTTCCACGCTGTGCCCGATCCCAACGCGGTGTCTCGGTTCACGGTCACACACAGCGACGCCCGCCGCGGTCGGTGGGCTCTTGCCGCTCAGTCGCCAACGGCCGGCCGATGGGGAAAGTCAGCGTCGGACTCAACGGCTGGCGGTTCGACGAGGAGGAGATCTTCACCGAGGACGGGGAGTGGCGCGACGTGACTGCGATGCCCGAAGACACCCGGACGCGGCTGGTGCGCCTCCAGACCGTCATCGGGAAGCCGTGTGACGCCTGTTACCTGATCCACGGCGAGGCGGAGAAGTCGTCGTGTAACGTCGCCGAGGTCGTCTACGGCGAGCCGATGGACGAGTTGGTGCTGTGTGGCGACCACGAGGCGGACTTCCTGTTCTGGTTCCGCGAGCGCGGCGGGGAGTCGCTCGCGGGCGAGGAGACGTTCCGCGACGCCTTCCACGAGTGGTTCGACGACGGCGGCCGCGCGCCCGAGGGGTACGGCGGCATCGAACACGTCGAGTCGAACCCCGACGACCTGCCGGACCTGCCGGACCCTCAGGAGGTGTACGACCGCGAGGCGGAACTGCTCGCGGACGAACGCCCCGACTTCGAGCAGGAGGGTGTCAGAGTGATCGAGGACGACGAGGCGGACGGAGAGGAGGCGGCTGCGAGTGGCGCAGCGAGTGTGGAGTCCGACGCCGCCGGTGACGGCGGGTCCGACGAGACCGGAGACGACGACGGTCTCTCGACGGACGACCTCGACCTGAACCGGGAGTACCCCGGCTCGAACTGAGGGAGCGTCGACCCACCCGGTGTGGACGAACGCCGCCGCTCACCAGGTGCCGTGGAAGGTGTCGAACTCGAGATTCTCCAGCGGCTCGTTGCCGACGGCGATCTCGTACTCGCCGGGCGTGAGCATCGGCTTGTGGAACTGCGGGCCGTCGTCGGTGGTGATCCGCGGACAGCCGGTGTTGACGAACGCGTCCATGTCGAAGTTCCGCAGGCGGTCCGGCGTCACCTCGTCCATCGTGATCAGGTAGGCGTCGTCGTTGGCCTCGACGATCTCCTGGGCCTGCTCCCACCGGCCCTGGCCGATCTTGGTACAGAAGATGACCCCCCACTTCTGGGCGTCCATCGCCTTGTGGACGGCGGCGTAGCGCTGTTTCATGAACTGTTCCGTGTCCGCCACCTCGACGACGTTGTTGACCGGGTCCGCGATGACGACCGTCTTCTCGGGGTGTTCCATCGCCAGCCCGAGCGGGTGGAACTTCCCCCCGCCGACGTAGAGGATCTGGTCGGCGTCGACCTCCGCGGAGGCGTAGTTACACCCCAACACCTGCCCCTCGTGGGTGAGTCGTTCGTCGCCACGCCGGGTGTGGACCTCGTATCCACGCTCGGCGAGCCAGTCGTACATGTCGTCGAAGAGGTTCATGTGCTGGGCCGTCGTCACCAGCCCCACGTCCGGGTCGTCGTCGGGGTCTTCGAGCTCCGCCAGCGACTCCTCCATGATGCCGAACGGGTCGACGTTCGAGAACAGCGGGACGTAGAGAATCTTGTCCGACTCCTTCATCGGGGAGTGGCCGAAGTGGACGAACAGGTCCGTCCGCCGCATGAGGTACGTGTCGAGGTCACAGGCGCCGTAACAGGGCTGGCCCGACAGCAGGAACGTCACGTCGTCGGTCAACTCTCGCAGGTCGTCTGCGACCGCCGGCCCGCGTCGCTTCAGTCCCTCGGGGAACTGGAGCCCGACGGTGTCCGCGTCGCGCTCTTCGAGTTCCTCGACGATCCGTTCGAGTTCGTAGTCCCACTCCCGATCGTGTTTCAGCGACAGCCCCGTGTTCCGCAGGTCGCCGTCCGTCCGTCCCTCCGCAGCGGTCCGTTCGCTCATTGCGCGTCGTTGCTACCGCAGCCGGTTAAGCGACCCGTTCCACGGAACCGTTCGGGGGTTCGCGACCCCGACGACGATCCGGGTCGGTGGACATCGCACCGCCTCGCGTCGTCGTCGCACGCCTACCGAGCGCTTATGCGACTGCCGGGAGAGACGCGACCGTGCCCGACAACGCCTTCCACGTGGTGGACGTGTTCGCTCGCGAGCGGTACGCCGGCAACCAGTTGGCCGTCGTCCACGACGCCGCGGCTCTCGACACCGAACAGATGCAGGCGATCACCAGGGAGACGAACTTCTCGGAGTGTACCTTCGTCGTCGGCGAGACGGGGACAGAGACAGAGACGGGGTACGAAGTCCGCATCTTCGACCCCGCGGAGGAGCTCCCGTTCGCCGGCCACCCGACACTGGGGACCGCGGCGGTCCTCCGCGAGCTCGTGGGCGAGGAGACGCCGGACGAGGTCACCCTCCACCTCGGCGTCGGTGACGTGCCGGTCCACGTCGAGTCGACCGCCGACGGCGGCGAGCGGTACTGGATGCGACAGGTGCCGCCGACGTTCCTCGGGACGGTTCCGGACGCGACCGCGGCCGACCTGTTGGGTCTCGACACCGCGGCGCTCCACGACGACCTCCCGGTCGAGCGCGTGACGACCGGGCTGCCGACGCTCGTCGTCCCGCTGGCCTCCGTCGACGCCGTCCGGCGGGCCGAGACGACGGAACCGGCGTACGGGTCGTTCGTCGACGAGTACGGCGGCCACAACGTGCTCTGTGTCGCCGCGGGTGGCGTCGACGGTGGTGACCTCCACGCTCGCGTGTTCGCCGACTGGGCCGGCGTGCCCGAAGACCCAGCCACCGGCTCCTCGAACGGCTGTCTGGCGGCGTACCTCGCGGTCCACGAGGTGTTGGGCGACGAGTGCCCGCGAGCCGTCGTCGAGCAGGGGTACGAACTCGATCGCCCGTCGCGGCTCCACCTGCGTGTCGACGCGAGCGGAGAGACGATCGTGGACCCCGATCCGTCGAGCGACACCGGCTACTACGAGGCGCACGGCACGCCCGGTGACGAGCGGCGCGGCACGGACGCGGGCGTCGAGGCGGCGAACGTCACCGTCGAGGTCGGTGGCCGTGTGGTGCCCGTCGCCGCGGGGCGACTGCTGTGAGCGAACGTGTGTCTCGGAGAGTGAGCGAACGTGTGTCCGGACGCGAGGAGTGATCGGATCGTCGCCAGGGTCGACGCGACGTGCCGAGGGCGACGCGACGTGCCGAGGGCGACGCGACGAGGGGTGAGGCAGACGGGCCGGCCGCGTTCAGTTCTGTGCCTCGCGGACGGTCTCCAGGGCGTCGTCGATCACCATCTCGAACATCTCGTTGGAGGCGCTGATCGTGTCCATCTCGTCGGAGATCTCCGCGATGTTGTCGGCAGACTCCGCGACCATCGAGGCGACCTCCTCGGCGGAGGCCGCCTGTTCGTCCGTGGCACGCGACACCTCCTCGACGCCGTCGGACGCCTCCTGTGTCGCCTCGGCGATCTCCTCTAAGGTCCCGATCATCTCGTCGACGCGGTCGGTCGCGTCACGGATCTCTTCGCTCGCCTGCCGGAGGTTCTCGACGGTGGTCTGGGTGTCGGACTTGATCGAGCCGACGGTCTCCTCGATGTCGTCCGTCTGTGCCTTCGTGCTCTCGGCCAACTCCTTGACCTCGTCGGCGACGACCGCGAACCCGTCGCCCGCCTCACCCGCACGGGCCGCCTCGATGGAGGCGTTCAGCGCGATGATGTTCGTCTGGTCCGCGATGTCGTTGATCACGTCGACCACGTCGTCGATCTCGTCGACCTGCGCCTCGAGTTCGTCCACGTCGTCGACGACAGTCTCGTGTTTCGTCTCGACGGTCTCGATCCGGTCGACCGTGTCCTCGGCCACCTCCACGCCCTCGACGGCGAGCCGTTCCGCGCGGTCGGCCTGCTCGTTGACACGACTCGTCGAGGAGGCGATCTCTTCGGTCGTCGCCGAGAGACTGTCGACCTCGTTGCGCACCGTCCCGACCGCGTCCGACTGGTCCGCGAGGATGTCGTTGACCGTCCCGATCCGGTCGGACATGTCCGAAGCCGACAGTTGCAGGTCTTCGATGGAGTCACCCAACGCCTCGAAGTCGAACTGGTCTGTCGCGCCGGCCTCGTCGTCGGTCTCGGCGTCGGCCTCCGCGCCCTCCGCCTCGTCGTCTGCGGCCGTGTCACTCGGCTCGTCGCCGTCCGACTCTCGGACACCCGGCGCATCTTCCGCCGCCCCGTCCGTCCGCCCCTGTGCGACCACGGCGTGGTGGAGACTGTCGCGTGCCGTCCGGATTGCCGCTCGCACGTCGGCCTCGACTGCACTCGCGGTCTCCTCGTCGACGTCGGCCGCGGCCAGTGTCTCTGCGACGACCGCCTCGAGTGTCGCCGTCTGTAACGCGACGTAGTCGTCGATCCCGCCACCGGACGCGCGCACTCGCTCCCACGCCGCGTCGTAGTCCGGCTCGGCCGTCGTGTACGGCGAGACGACGGCACTGGCGACCGCTCTGTCGTCGGTCTCCGGTCCCTCGGGTGCCCCCGACAACCGCGAGAGGACGGACTGGAGCCGTTCGGTTTCGGCTCGGTTCGCGGCGCGCTCGAGGCTCGACAACGACTCGGCGTAGGCTGCACGCGGGAACGACGACGTCACTGGACTCGCTCCTGTACCTGCTGGCGAACCCTCGCTGTCGGACATACGTGCTGTCACTCTCGGCTGTGGTACTAAAGATGGTTGATTAGATTCTCACTTTCGATAGCTCTGTGGACGCGCGACTTGAATGACGAGTGCCACAGCCGCGACGAGCCTCACGTGGGTGTGGGGGTCCGTCGCCGTCTCGAACGCTCGTCGGTGGGCGCCCGAGCGTCCGTCCTGGCGACGACGAGTTCACGACCGGGCCCGCCCGAAGTCTGAACCGACCGGCGCGTGTGTGGGCAGGTGTGCACGGAGAGACGGCGGTCGCCGACGGCAGTGTGACACTCCCTCTCGGGAACGGAGAGATCGACGTGGCTCTGCCAGACTGTTCCGTCCGCGTCGCTCGCCCGTCCGGCGGCGAGGCGGTCGACCCGGCACGAGCGGCACGGCAGGCACTCGCGGAGCCACACGGGTCGAGGCTCGCGGAGGTGGTCGACCCCGACGACGAGGTGGCGGTGGTCGTCACCGACGTGACGCGGGCGACCCCGGACGACGTGTTGCTCGACGCGCTGCTCGACCGTATCCCGGTCGAGCGGGCGGCGGTGACGGTCGTCCTCGGACTCGGGTTACACCGTCCGATGACGGACGACGAGATCGCCTCGGGGCTCGGTGACGCCGCCGATCTGGCGATCAACCACGACCCCGAGGCGACGGTCGAGGTGGGCCGTGTCCACGACGTACCGGTGCGCGTCCACGAGGCGGTCGCCGAGGCGGACACCGTGTTGGCGACCGGGATGGTCGAGCCACACCAGTACGCCGGCTTCTCCGGGGGTGCGAAGACGGTCGTGATCGGGGCGGGCGGGGAGCCACTGATCCGGTACACCCACGGGCCAGACCTGCTCGCCGAGCCGGGCGTCCGACTCGGTCGCGTCGCGGACAACCCCTTCCGAGAACTGCTCGACCGGGCGGGGGACCTCGCTGGACCCGACTTCGCACTCAACGTCACACACGGCCCGGCCGGGATCCTGGGTGCCGCCGCCGGAGAGCCGCGTGCAGTCGTCCGCGCACTCGCGGCGCGCGGTCGCGAGGCGCTGTCCGTCGCGGTGCCGGAGACGTACGACGCCGTCGTCGCGGGTGTCGGCGCGCCGAAAGACGCGACCCTCTACCAGGCGAGCCGCGCCGCGACGTACGTCCTGTTGGGTGCACGCAACCCGGTCCGGTCTGGCGGACGTGTCGTCGTCCCGGCACGACTCGACGAGGGTGCGGGCAGCGGGACCGGCGAGCGGCGGTTCTACGAGCGACTCTCGACTGCGGACTCCGCGGCGGCGCTGTACGAGCGGATGCGAGAGGGGTACGAGCCGGGTGCGCAGCGTGCCTTCGTGTTGGCACGTGCACTCCGCGACCACGACGTGTGGATCACGGACAGCGAGACACCGACGCTCGTCGAGGAGTGTCTGCTCCACGCCGCGGACGGAGTGGCCGACGCCGTCGACCCCGGGAGCGACGTGCTCGTCGTCCCAGACGCACTGAACACGCTCCTCGTCGAACCGGACGACGGCGGGTGATCGACTGGTCGAGGGCGGCGACCGTCCCCGTCCTCGGGCCGTCGTCGCCGAGTCGCCTGCGCCCAGTCGTCACTCTCCGTCCTCGCCCGCGCCCAGTCGTCACTCTCCGTCCTCGCCCGTCCCAGCCTCGTTCGACTCGTTCGCTCGCACTCTCTCGACACCACTCGACCGACCGTCCTCCCCCGTCACCTCGGGGTCGGTCTCACTCGTCTCCCGCTCGGTCTCTTCGGGATCGGTCTCACTCGTCTCCCGCTCGGTCTCTTCGGGATCGGTCTCACTCGTCTCCCGCTCGGTCTCTTCGGGATCGGTCTCACTCGTCTCCCGCTCGGTCTCTTCGGGATCGGTCTCACTCGTCTCGGCCGCCCTCGTCCGCTCGCCACGACGACCGCGACGACCGGCACGCCGACGCCGCTGTGCGAGTGAGTCGTCGAGTCTCTCCAACAGTGCGACCCGTATCTCCTCG
This window encodes:
- a CDS encoding PAS domain-containing protein gives rise to the protein MSEEFETETDTETEIGAEVETAVAARAAVERMTDGFIAVDSEWRVTYVNDRASHFLGADNTPGVGDDFWAAFPELRSSAFGRAYVEAMESGDPETAEAYYEPLDGWFEARAYPDEEGLSIFFRDVSDRRELEERLRRENELRERVFETAPTGILVMDATGTFQRGNDRARDLLGVCDETLTGLTYDDPGWETFGEDGEPVERYPVDEVLETDEAVHHVEHGLEREDGSRVWLSVSVAPLHDADGNVERLVAVIDDHTDQRRLQSRLRESHDSLRRLYEVAGDAELDFEEKLREILAVGRERLDLELGFLTQIGDDTQTIVEAVGDHHAIRSGNSCPLSQAYCKRTIDSEGLLAVYDAIEAGWPGTEPYEVFELGSYVGGKVVVDGELYGTLCFADGDPRGTAFTDAEQTFVELLTQWVSFELERHERIERIERKNDRLDEFASVVSHDLRNPLNVASARVDMAADSGDTSHLGDASDALDRMAALIDDMLSLARHGEEVVDAEPVELEDAATAAWGGLERASTGEATLEVAESVPTVRGDRDRVIQLFEKLFGNAVDHGGPDVTVTVGPLVDESAGDGESSSDESDPDAWCGFYVADDGPGVPADRRDEIFDHGFSTEESGTGFGLGIVAEIVEAHGWAVAVTEGRDGGARFEVEAPTFTVFEDA
- a CDS encoding class I SAM-dependent methyltransferase, with amino-acid sequence MDHSDVRAAWDEVSAEYARARDPDGSDAALIDDLLARLPADPVVLDAGCGDGARTLANLPPGSVGLDFSRAGLDLAAETVPAARLVQGDMLALPLRADTVDAVTAYHSVFHVAREDHATVYAEFARVLRPGGVLLATLPGGRYETVRRGWMGGRMFFSTPGRERTLELLREAGFDEIETTTATDPLGSSTEFVFATLSE
- the dph2 gene encoding diphthamide biosynthesis enzyme Dph2 — encoded protein: MSERTAAEGRTDGDLRNTGLSLKHDREWDYELERIVEELEERDADTVGLQFPEGLKRRGPAVADDLRELTDDVTFLLSGQPCYGACDLDTYLMRRTDLFVHFGHSPMKESDKILYVPLFSNVDPFGIMEESLAELEDPDDDPDVGLVTTAQHMNLFDDMYDWLAERGYEVHTRRGDERLTHEGQVLGCNYASAEVDADQILYVGGGKFHPLGLAMEHPEKTVVIADPVNNVVEVADTEQFMKQRYAAVHKAMDAQKWGVIFCTKIGQGRWEQAQEIVEANDDAYLITMDEVTPDRLRNFDMDAFVNTGCPRITTDDGPQFHKPMLTPGEYEIAVGNEPLENLEFDTFHGTW
- a CDS encoding PhzF family phenazine biosynthesis protein translates to MPDNAFHVVDVFARERYAGNQLAVVHDAAALDTEQMQAITRETNFSECTFVVGETGTETETGYEVRIFDPAEELPFAGHPTLGTAAVLRELVGEETPDEVTLHLGVGDVPVHVESTADGGERYWMRQVPPTFLGTVPDATAADLLGLDTAALHDDLPVERVTTGLPTLVVPLASVDAVRRAETTEPAYGSFVDEYGGHNVLCVAAGGVDGGDLHARVFADWAGVPEDPATGSSNGCLAAYLAVHEVLGDECPRAVVEQGYELDRPSRLHLRVDASGETIVDPDPSSDTGYYEAHGTPGDERRGTDAGVEAANVTVEVGGRVVPVAAGRLL
- a CDS encoding methyl-accepting chemotaxis protein, producing MSDSEGSPAGTGASPVTSSFPRAAYAESLSSLERAANRAETERLQSVLSRLSGAPEGPETDDRAVASAVVSPYTTAEPDYDAAWERVRASGGGIDDYVALQTATLEAVVAETLAAADVDEETASAVEADVRAAIRTARDSLHHAVVAQGRTDGAAEDAPGVRESDGDEPSDTAADDEAEGAEADAETDDEAGATDQFDFEALGDSIEDLQLSASDMSDRIGTVNDILADQSDAVGTVRNEVDSLSATTEEIASSTSRVNEQADRAERLAVEGVEVAEDTVDRIETVETKHETVVDDVDELEAQVDEIDDVVDVINDIADQTNIIALNASIEAARAGEAGDGFAVVADEVKELAESTKAQTDDIEETVGSIKSDTQTTVENLRQASEEIRDATDRVDEMIGTLEEIAEATQEASDGVEEVSRATDEQAASAEEVASMVAESADNIAEISDEMDTISASNEMFEMVIDDALETVREAQN
- a CDS encoding lactate racemase domain-containing protein — protein: MTLPLGNGEIDVALPDCSVRVARPSGGEAVDPARAARQALAEPHGSRLAEVVDPDDEVAVVVTDVTRATPDDVLLDALLDRIPVERAAVTVVLGLGLHRPMTDDEIASGLGDAADLAINHDPEATVEVGRVHDVPVRVHEAVAEADTVLATGMVEPHQYAGFSGGAKTVVIGAGGEPLIRYTHGPDLLAEPGVRLGRVADNPFRELLDRAGDLAGPDFALNVTHGPAGILGAAAGEPRAVVRALAARGREALSVAVPETYDAVVAGVGAPKDATLYQASRAATYVLLGARNPVRSGGRVVVPARLDEGAGSGTGERRFYERLSTADSAAALYERMREGYEPGAQRAFVLARALRDHDVWITDSETPTLVEECLLHAADGVADAVDPGSDVLVVPDALNTLLVEPDDGG